In Cytobacillus oceanisediminis, the following proteins share a genomic window:
- a CDS encoding N-acetyltransferase, protein MNYKVEKLKVNYKTLEEFKKFKEYGLQELSMLEDLEANIIENDSGSPFYGIYFGDKLVARMSLYQIEARFDRYFEPAQDYLELWKLEVLPDYQNKGYGQTLVEFAKGIGLPIKTNPRVKSKDFWEKMGFEPVHYDMERDLGENPLAWFPAGVKEQTH, encoded by the coding sequence ATGAACTATAAAGTTGAAAAATTAAAAGTAAATTATAAAACACTGGAAGAGTTTAAGAAATTTAAAGAGTATGGACTGCAGGAGCTTTCCATGCTTGAAGACCTTGAAGCTAATATTATTGAAAATGACAGCGGGTCGCCTTTCTACGGCATTTATTTTGGGGATAAACTTGTAGCTCGCATGAGCCTTTACCAGATAGAAGCAAGATTCGACCGATATTTCGAACCTGCACAGGATTATTTGGAGTTATGGAAGCTTGAAGTCTTGCCTGACTATCAAAACAAAGGCTATGGCCAGACACTTGTAGAATTTGCCAAAGGAATTGGACTTCCTATTAAAACAAATCCACGCGTAAAATCGAAAGATTTCTGGGAAAAAATGGGATTCGAACCCGTCCATTATGATATGGAACGCGACCTGGGAGAGAATCCGCTGGCCTGGTTCCCGGCAGGGGTTAAAGAACAAACCCATTAA